The following DNA comes from Paenibacillus crassostreae.
TTTCATAGCTACCTTGATTGGTTTCCAGCAACGTCTTGCGATTATCCATACAATTCTCAACCAGCATTCCAATTTGTTTATCAAGATACTCTTTCTTGGATCCGCCTGCCAACGTTATAAAGGTATCCCGGTCAGAGATGATGGTGGTATGCCCCGTTCCCTCAAATAATGACTCAGCATACTCTTTAGCGAAGTCACCAAGTTCCCCAATAGGTGAGTATTTCTTTAATATAACTTCTCCATCACGGTCAACAAAGATCTCGAGTGGATCACCTTCACGGATTCGCAATGTGCGTCTAATTTCTTTTGGAATAACAACTCTGCCTAGATCATCAATACGACGTACAATTCCAGTAGCTTTCATTTATCATGTTGCCCCACTTTCATAAGAAGATTTTTCGACTACTGTTTCATAGGGGAAAAGGTCAATCCCATTAATAAATGTGATATCTGACCATAGTATTCAACCATTCCCATCTCCTTATGCATGTACAAATTTATTATCATATTGTTGTCTTCAAATGTCATCATTGTTTAAGAAACTACTTGCCAGTATCAGCCGCTGGTGCTTCCTCGGTAGTGTTCGTACTGTCATCCGTTGTTGGTTCAGTCTGCGTATCATCTGTCGTTGTTGCATCCGTATCCGTTTCGGTTCCTGTAGAGTCTTGTCCATTCTCAGGCGTTGTTGTTTCTTCTTCAGTTGTAGCCTCTGGAGATGCTGGCAAATTCACAGATTTAATGAGATCCGGCAATTCATTCGTCATGAATTCATCAATCTTTTTTGACCCAAGTAAGCTTTTAATGGCATCCTTTTGCTCCTGTGTTAATCCGTCGAAAGCAGTCTCTGTACGAGATTCTACCTTCATCACATGATAACCAAAGTCGGTTTCAATGGGTTCACTAATCGTATTCAATGGAAGAGTCAACGCACTTTCTTTGAATGCATCTACCCACTTACCTGCTGGTGTATCCTTGTATAGTCCACCGGTATCTACAGAACCCGGATCATCAGAGTATTCCTTTGCGATCGTTGCGAAGTCAGCTCCACTATCTAACTTCGTCTTTACTTCCTTAGCAATCTTTAACGCATCTTCCATTGTACGTTCTTTACCTTCTGCATCTGTTGTTGAGATTAGGACATGTCTCACCGAAGCTACCGTATAATCCTGTTTCGTTGCCTCGTATTGCGCTTTTACATCCTCATCTTTTATTTTGAGAGTCATATCCTCCATAGAGATCATCACTTGATTCAGGTAGAGCCTCAGATCTTCCTCCGTCAGATTTTGCTCTTTTAACATCGTTTTAAATGGTTCTTCACCAACCATTGCTTTCATTTGTGCAAGCTGATCCTTAGCTGTCTTCTCACCAGTTGTCTTCGCTTCATCACTTGCATTTGCACTTAGATATTCAAACGCCACTTGTTGATTCACAAGATACGTCTTGAAATCCTCCATTTCTGCAAGTTGTGCATACTCTGGTGATAAGAAAACAAGAACATTCTTCTCTGTATTGTACTCCTCTAATGTGATTTCTCCACCCTTATAAGTGGCTACCACATCAGCATTGACCTCATCCTTACCACATGCAGACAACAAAGATAATGCCAATACCCCAACTAACGTCATGGACAATATTTTCCATGGTTTTTTATTTGATAACATCTTGAAGCTCCTCCTTTGATTTGAACGGCTCTCGGATGGCTTCAAGAAATTGTTCTAGAAGTTCCAATAGCTGCTTTTCTTCGAGTCCCTTACCTTTTACGCGAATAGTCATAACAGACTCTTGTTCAAATTGTACACGTCTTTCGAATGAATTTCCAATTCGTACAAGTTCAGATCTATTGACTGCCTTCTCCTGACCCGCATAAAATTTGAGTATTACGTCATCTCCACGCTTCATAATCGATTCGATTCCAAGCATTTTACCGAATAATTTCAACCTTGCCACGGCAAGTAAGCTAACAACAGCCTCCGGTAGTTCTCCGAATCGATCCACTAGCTCATCTTCTAGTTCTACGATCTCATCAAATGAAGTTGTGGCTGCTACCTTCTTATAAATTTCAATCTTTTGAATACTATCGTAAATATAATCCGCGGGCAAATAGGCATCTATTGAAATATCGATCAGTGTATTCCATGCCTTTTCTGGTGCAACTACTTCGCCTAACATCGTTACCTTACGTTTCTGAATTTCTTCAGCGAGCATTTGAGAATACAAATCAAAACCAACTGAAGCAATAAAGCCATGCTGCTCTGCTCCAAGTAAGTTACCCGCTCCACGGATAGATAGATCTCGCATAGCGATCTTGAATCCTGATCCAAGTTCAGTGAATTCTTTGATCGATTGTAGACGCTTCTCTGCTACTTCAGTTAATACCTTATCACGTTGGTAGGTGAAATAAGCATAGGCAATACGATTAGAACGCCCTACACGACCGCGTAGCTGATAGAGCTGGGACAAACCCATTTTGTCAGCGTCATGAACAATCAGTGTATTGACATTGGGAATGTCTACACCTGTCTCGATAATACTTGTACTCACCAAGACGTCAAACTCACCATCTAAGAAATCAAGGATCGTCTTCTCTAGCTCGGATTCATTCATTTGGCCATGTCCAACACCTACTCTGGCATCAGGAACAAGTGCTGTAATCTGGCTTGCAATTTCCTGAATCCCTTGAACTCGATTATAGAGGTAATATACTTGGCCACCCCGAGCAAGTTCCCGTTCTACAGCTTCACGTACAAGCGTGTGGCTATGCTCCACGACATAGGTCTGAACAGGGAATCGATTCTCCGGAGGTGTCTCTATAACTGATAAATCCCGAACTCCTAGCATGGACATATGAAGTGTCCGCGGAATTGGTGTCGCAGTTAACGTAAGCACATCCACATTCGTCTTCAACTTCTTCAATTTTTCCTTGTGGGTAACACCAAATCTTTGCTCTTCATCCACAATCAAAAGCCCCAGGTCCTTAAATATAAGGTCCTGTGATAACAATCGATGTGTGCCGATAATAACATCTACCGTTCCTGACCGAATCCCCTTAATTGCTTCATTCTGTTCCTTACGTGAGCGAAACCGGCTCAATACTTGGATGTTGATTGGATAGCCTGAGAATCTTTCTTTGAATGTCTCGAAATGCTGTTGGGCAAGGATTGTCGTCGGAACGAGTACAGCGACCTGTTTACCCTCAATAGCCGATTTGAAAGCAGCGCGAATAGCGACTTCTGTCTTTCCATATCCAACATCTCCGCAGAGTAGTCTGTCCATTGGCCGCGCTTGTTCCATGTCCTTCTTGATCTCTTCAATTGCTCTCATCTGATCTCGCGTCTCATCATATGGGAACATTTCTTCAAATTCCTGTTGTTCCGCTGCATCCTTCTCAAAAGCATAACCTTGTGTAGATTGTCGCTCTGCATATAATTTGATCAAATCGTCTGCGATATCCTGCACCGTAGAGCGAACTTTGTTCTTAACCCTTACCCAGTCGTTACCGCCAAGCTTATATATCTTTGGTTCCTTATCTTCTGAGCCAACATATTTCTGAATAAGGTCGACCTGCTCGATCGGAACAGATAGCTTATCTCCACCAGCATAAAGAATATGCAAATAATCCTTATGGATGCCGTTGATATCCAAGGTGCCAATGCCCATATATTTACCTATACCGTGATTCTGATGCACAACATAATCGCCAACTTTAAGCTCAGTATAGCTCTTGATGCGCTCAGCATTATCAATATTTTTAGTTAGTTTGCGAACTTTGCGTTGCTTCTGGGAGAACATTTCTCCCTCTGTAATAACAGCTAATTGAATCGATGGTAACTCAAACCCTGTCTGCAAGTTACCTTGTAGCATGATAGGTTCATCAATACCATAATCCAGTAATACGCGACGCATACGCTCCATTCGTTCCTCATTACTGGCTAGCATCATGACACGTACGCCGGACTTTTGCCAACGCTCCATTTCAGATTTAAGAACATTCATCTGACCATGGAAATCCTGCATGCCACGACTGGTAATATTCAGAATGTTCTGAGGCTGGGTATGAGGTACTTGCCGCAGAAAGATAGAGAGGAACAACGTTTGATAGCGACGTTTATATAAAACTTCATCATTATCAATGGATAGATGTAATTGCGGCAACATTTTACCATTCTGCATGAGATGTAAATTCCATTCGGATTCATCCCGTTCAAGTTGCTTGGCCGTTTCTAGCAATCTCGTAGGTTCGTCAAGAACCAGAATCGTATCAACTGGAAGATAATCGAATAGGTGGCATTTCTCCGGGTAGAGTAATGCAATATATTTATAGATTTCTGGGAAATATATATGCTCACGTAACATACTTATCTCGCGCTTCATTTCCTCTTGAAGACGAAGTTTAGCCTGACGATCTGTCATTTTATCAAGTTGTGTATCCAGCAATCCTTCCAATGCCACTGCAGCTTGCTCAAGTCGCATATGATCTGCAATAATCTCCTTGCAAGGCATAATAACTACTTTATTAACTTTATCAATGGATCGTTGATCGGCTGGATCGAATGTCCGGATCGAATCGACCTCATCATCGAATAACTCTACTCGATAAGCGAGTAACGATGTCATCGGATAGAAATCTATAATCCCGCCACGAACACTCATCTCACCTTTGTTCTCCACGCGTTCAACGCGTTCATATCCCAACTCAACCATACGCATAAGCAAAGAATCCAGTTGTATTGTTGCTCCATACTGGATCATTATCTGTGCATTAGCCATCACTTCTGGAGCAGGAAGAAGTCTACGTACACCCGCAAAGGGTGCTACCACAATCCCTGTAAACCCTTGCGCACATTTCATCAAGACATCAATACGTTGTGCAAGCGTCTCTGGACTAGATACAGCTGATTCTGCTGCAACCAGCTCATTTGCTGAATACAGAAGTACCTGATCTGGTGAGAGCGCTTCCTGTAAATCATCCGCCATTTTTTGGGCCGAGAACATATTATGCGTTACGATTAACATTGGACGTTTAACTTCATCATACAGTGAGGCCATCATAATCTGCCTTGCTGATCCAGATAATCCCGAAATGAGTTGTTCTTTCATTCCTATGGATATACCAGAAGTTATGGATTTCAAATCAGGGTCTTTAGCAAACGAATCTATAAGTGCTTGTAACAAAGGTGGCACCTCTCTTATACTTACTTGTGATCTGTTATTTCGTAATATTAAATCTATCTTATCGTCAAAAGAAGCCTCAGCAAACTGCTAAGGCCCTGTAACAACATGAATACATCGCCAATAAGGTCAACGTTAGTCTTACTCTTCACGTTCTCACTGAAGTGGACTACTTAATAAGCTTAATTCGGGGTGGGTTGAGATTGCCTCAGTGCAATAATCACAAGTGACTCTAACCACTACCTCGCCGCTTAAATCATACGTAATTATATCCTGACGTTCTGAAGGGGTCAAGGAATGGAAGCCTAGTTGGAATTCGGATACCATTGATGAATCAATGACTCCTAGCACTGTTTGGCAGTGTCGACAGATGTACTTAATAGCCATTTTATGCCTCCTGAAGTTCAAATATAC
Coding sequences within:
- the spoVT gene encoding stage V sporulation protein T — protein: MKATGIVRRIDDLGRVVIPKEIRRTLRIREGDPLEIFVDRDGEVILKKYSPIGELGDFAKEYAESLFEGTGHTTIISDRDTFITLAGGSKKEYLDKQIGMLVENCMDNRKTLLETNQGSYEICKDYQETLSSYVVAPIISGGDPIGSVILMNKDESLKMGQMEVKMAETAASFLGKQMEQ
- the mfd gene encoding transcription-repair coupling factor, which produces MLQALIDSFAKDPDLKSITSGISIGMKEQLISGLSGSARQIMMASLYDEVKRPMLIVTHNMFSAQKMADDLQEALSPDQVLLYSANELVAAESAVSSPETLAQRIDVLMKCAQGFTGIVVAPFAGVRRLLPAPEVMANAQIMIQYGATIQLDSLLMRMVELGYERVERVENKGEMSVRGGIIDFYPMTSLLAYRVELFDDEVDSIRTFDPADQRSIDKVNKVVIMPCKEIIADHMRLEQAAVALEGLLDTQLDKMTDRQAKLRLQEEMKREISMLREHIYFPEIYKYIALLYPEKCHLFDYLPVDTILVLDEPTRLLETAKQLERDESEWNLHLMQNGKMLPQLHLSIDNDEVLYKRRYQTLFLSIFLRQVPHTQPQNILNITSRGMQDFHGQMNVLKSEMERWQKSGVRVMMLASNEERMERMRRVLLDYGIDEPIMLQGNLQTGFELPSIQLAVITEGEMFSQKQRKVRKLTKNIDNAERIKSYTELKVGDYVVHQNHGIGKYMGIGTLDINGIHKDYLHILYAGGDKLSVPIEQVDLIQKYVGSEDKEPKIYKLGGNDWVRVKNKVRSTVQDIADDLIKLYAERQSTQGYAFEKDAAEQQEFEEMFPYDETRDQMRAIEEIKKDMEQARPMDRLLCGDVGYGKTEVAIRAAFKSAIEGKQVAVLVPTTILAQQHFETFKERFSGYPINIQVLSRFRSRKEQNEAIKGIRSGTVDVIIGTHRLLSQDLIFKDLGLLIVDEEQRFGVTHKEKLKKLKTNVDVLTLTATPIPRTLHMSMLGVRDLSVIETPPENRFPVQTYVVEHSHTLVREAVERELARGGQVYYLYNRVQGIQEIASQITALVPDARVGVGHGQMNESELEKTILDFLDGEFDVLVSTSIIETGVDIPNVNTLIVHDADKMGLSQLYQLRGRVGRSNRIAYAYFTYQRDKVLTEVAEKRLQSIKEFTELGSGFKIAMRDLSIRGAGNLLGAEQHGFIASVGFDLYSQMLAEEIQKRKVTMLGEVVAPEKAWNTLIDISIDAYLPADYIYDSIQKIEIYKKVAATTSFDEIVELEDELVDRFGELPEAVVSLLAVARLKLFGKMLGIESIMKRGDDVILKFYAGQEKAVNRSELVRIGNSFERRVQFEQESVMTIRVKGKGLEEKQLLELLEQFLEAIREPFKSKEELQDVIK
- a CDS encoding anti-sigma-F factor Fin family protein, yielding MAIKYICRHCQTVLGVIDSSMVSEFQLGFHSLTPSERQDIITYDLSGEVVVRVTCDYCTEAISTHPELSLLSSPLQ
- a CDS encoding peptidylprolyl isomerase — its product is MLSNKKPWKILSMTLVGVLALSLLSACGKDEVNADVVATYKGGEITLEEYNTEKNVLVFLSPEYAQLAEMEDFKTYLVNQQVAFEYLSANASDEAKTTGEKTAKDQLAQMKAMVGEEPFKTMLKEQNLTEEDLRLYLNQVMISMEDMTLKIKDEDVKAQYEATKQDYTVASVRHVLISTTDAEGKERTMEDALKIAKEVKTKLDSGADFATIAKEYSDDPGSVDTGGLYKDTPAGKWVDAFKESALTLPLNTISEPIETDFGYHVMKVESRTETAFDGLTQEQKDAIKSLLGSKKIDEFMTNELPDLIKSVNLPASPEATTEEETTTPENGQDSTGTETDTDATTTDDTQTEPTTDDSTNTTEEAPAADTGK